One genomic region from Labeo rohita strain BAU-BD-2019 chromosome 7, IGBB_LRoh.1.0, whole genome shotgun sequence encodes:
- the shcbp1 gene encoding SHC SH2 domain-binding protein 1: MSGELVCSKPEEARNAETENSVEIIIKLTSEDPPNGHDHNVNQQTERETDTVCNEIRPNNNRVSKELFQTEEDDDDDDDDSGTHYLNGDERPCTHLQRAERPGNGKMPDTFQTDHLLYYERFKAYQDYMLGDCKTSEVITFTAEYLEKIVEPCDWQAIWHTDVFDVLVEVVDVECKELKAKVELVLPMECETRGCDLTEESMKALLEATLHKVPLLELSVVYDESGDFDQTALALEHLRFFYKHIWRKWDEEDEDDDFDYFVRCVEPRLRLYYDILEDRVPAGLVAEYHSTLALCSEKFQEFSSLRSGLDSDSESEQDNVSMVEGLRMYEQLEALKRKLRIIENPLLRYVLGYKANSGQQSCRAKGPRPAGGRVVHLVSASATVHQLQSLITDKLMPHYSSEEFEIQFHSDPVLAVNACYEGDVVIVCPGLYSITSSISIVDSIEVEGYGLPDEVVIEKRNKGDAFVESTGANVKLLNLKFIQRDAIEGILCVRQGKLEMENCVMQCETTGVIVRSAAQLSMNMCDLYGSKGAGVEIYPGSVCSLVGNGIHHCKEGILIKDFADELDAVPKITMVNNVIHNNQGYAVILVKPGDATVEDLPAEPNAADQKEEESEDTGVKSEADMDDGDDGVGCDDDVPVIVVEEECPAIKHGHFGPPDFTEGNDAIKQELVATSAKKHGLQKSRMKALGAMQADENLLSQEMFISIHGNQFKHNGKGSFGTFLY; the protein is encoded by the exons ATGTCTGGGGAGCTTGTGTGTTCAAAGCCGGAGGAGGCGAGGAACGCCGAAACAGAAAACAGCGTAGAAATCATCATCAAACTGACCAGCGAAGATCCACCAAATGGTCATGATCATAATGTCAAccaacagacagaaagagagacggACACTGTCTGTAATGAGATCAGACCAAACAACAATCGGGTTTCTAAAG AGTTATTTCAAACtgaagaagatgatgatgatgatgatgatgacagcGGCACACATTATCTAAATGGTGATGAGAGACCATGTACTCATCTACAGCGAGCAGAGAGGCCAGGAAATGGAAAAATGCCGGACACCTTCCAGACAGACCATCTTCTCTACTATGAAAGATTCAAAGCATATCAAGATTACATGCTTG GTGACTGTAAAACATCTGAAGTTATAACCTTCACAGCTGAGTACCTGGAGAAGATTGTGGAGCCATGTGATTGGCAAGCCATATGGCACACTGATGTGTTTGATGTGCTGGTTGAA GTTGTTGATGTCGAATGTAAGGAGCTGAAGGCCAAGGTGGAGCTGGTGTTGCCGATGGAGTGTGAGACCAGAGGCTGTGATCTTACTGAAGAGTCCATGAAGGCTCTGCTGGAGGCTACACTTCATAAAGTACCTCTTCTGGAGCTCTCTGTTGTCTATGACGAGTCCGGGGACTTTGATCAGACTGCTTTGGCGCTAGAACACCTCAG GTTTTTCTATAAGCATATCTGGAGGAAGTGGGATGAGGAAGATGAGGACGATGACTTTGATTACTTTGTTCGGTGTGTGGAGCCTCGTCTTAGGCT GTACTATGATATCTTGGAGGATCGCGTTCCAGCTGGTCTTGTAGCCGAGTATCACTCGACACTGGCACTCTGCTCTGAGAAGTTTCAGGAGTTTTCCAGCCTGAGAAGTGGCCTGGACAGCGACTCTGAGTCCGAGCAAGACAACGTATCCATGGTGGAAGGACTGCGAATGTATGAGCAGCTGGAAGCACTTAAGCGCAAGCTGCGTATTATTGAAAACCCGCTGCTCAG GTATGTTCTGGGCTACAAGGCGAACTCGGGTCAGCAGTCATGCAGGGCAAAGGGGCCACGTCCCGCTGGTGGGCGAGTGGTTCACTTGGTATCTGCCTCGGCCACAGTTCACCAGCTTCAAAGCTTGATAACTGACAAACTGATGCCCCACTATTCGAGTGAAGAGTTTGAAATTCAG TTTCACAGTGACCCAGTTCTTGCGGTCAATGCGTGCTATGAGGGGGATGTGGTCATCGTATGCCCTGGCCTTTACAGCATCACCAGCTCCATCAGTATTGTTGACTCCATCGAGGTTGAAG GATACGGTCTGCCGGATGAGGTGGTGATCGAGAAGCGTAACAAGGGTGACGCCTTTGTGGAATCAACAGGAGCAAACGTCAAACTCTTGAATCTAAAGTTCATCCAGCGCGACGCCATTGAAGGCATCTTGT GTGTTCGCCAGGGGAAGCTGGAAATGGAAAATTGTGTGATGCAGTGTGAGACCACAGGTGTGATTGTGCGATCGGCGGCCCAGCTCAGCATGAACATGTGTGACCTGTACGGCTCCAAG GGTGCTGGTGTGGAGATCTACCCTGGGAGTGTATGCAGTCTGGTGGGTAACGGCATCCATCACTGCAAGGAGGGGATCCTGATTAAG GATTTTGCAGACGAGTTGGACGCTGTGCCTAAAATCACCATGGTGAATAACGTGATCCACAACAATCAGGGCTACGCTGTTATCTTGGTAAAGCCAGGTGACGCTACCGTGGAGGATCTGCCCGCCGAGCCCAATGCCGCAG ATCAGAAAGAGGAAGAATCTGAGGATACAGGAGTAAAATCAGAGGCAGATAtggatgatggtgatgatggtgTTGGTTGTGATGATGATGTGCCTGTCATTGTCGTGGAAGAAGAGTGTCCAGCCATCAAACATGGTCACTTCGGCCCTCCAGACTTCACTGAGGGAAATGATGCCATCAAACAAGAGTTGGTTGCCACATCGGCCAAGAAACATGGGCTTCAGAAGAGCCGGATGAAAGCACTAGGGGCCATGCAGGCTGATGAGAATCTACTCTCTCAGGAAATGTTCATTTCCATTCATGGAAATCAGTTCAAGCACAATGGAAAGGGAAGCTTTGGTACCTTCCTGTACTGA